Below is a genomic region from Govania unica.
CTCAGGGGTGTGGAAATAAAGACCGTTTCAGGGAGTTTGACGTCATGGCCGACGTACATGCCAAAGACCATGATTACCATCTTGTCGATCCGAGCCCATGGCCGATTCTGTGCTCGGGTAGCGCGCTGATCTCTGCGATTGGCGGAATCACCTGGATGCATGGTGGACCGTGGGCCATTTTCGCCGTCGGTATTATCGCTTTGCTTTATTGCATGTTCGCCTGGTGGCGTGACGTTGTGAATGAAGCTGAACATCAGGGCCATCATACCCCGGTGGTGCAGATTCACCTGCGCTATGGCATGATTCTGTTCATCGCCTCCGAAGTCATGTTCTTCGTGGCTTGGTTCTGGGCCTTTTTCGATACCGCGCTGTTTCCGAAAAACCTGGCTCATATCTGGCCGCCAGAAGGCATTGAAACGCTTGATCCCTGGCATCTGCCGCTGATCAACACGCTCATTCTGCTGCTGTCTGGCACCACGGTGACCTGGGCCCATCATGCGATCGTCCATGGCGACCGCAAGGGGCTGGCCCAGGGCCTGATCTGCACGGTCGTGCTTGGCGCCTGTTTCTCCGCTATTCAGGCTTACGAATATCATCATGCGACCTTTGCCTTCGCGGGCAGCATCTATGGTTCGACCTTCTATATGGCGACCGGCTTCCACGGTTTCCACGTGCTGGTCGGCACCCTGTTCTTGCTGGTCTGCCTGATCCGCGCGCTGAAGGGTCACTTCACTTCGGATCATCACTTCGGTCTCGAAGCTGCCGCCTGGTACTGGCATTTCGTTGACGTGGTCTGGCTGTTCCTGTTCGCCTGCATTTATGTGTGGGGATCTTCGGGCAGCTCTGCTGCAATGAATTGAGCATGATCGGCCATTCTGGTCATGTGATTGAAAATGTCTGACTGTCAGGCCCGCATGTTCTGCATGCGGGCCTGATTGTTAGAATGGGACTGCGGTATCTCTGAAGGAAAACGCGATGTTTGACGCCATACGCCGCTATCCGGGCCTCGGGATCACGGTTGTCATCGCCTTGGCCATCCTGTTGAAATTCGGTTTCTGGCAGCTCGACCGGCTGCATGAGAAAGAGGCTCTGCTGGCCGCAATCGACAGCGGCATGAAGGGCGCGCCGGTGCCGCTGCCGTTGCAGATCGAGCATGCGCAGGACTGGAACTACAAGCGCGTGACCCTGCGCGGGATCTTCGATCACACCAAGGAAATTCATCTGTTCTCCACCGCGGTCACCGGGCAGGGCGGCTATCATATCCTGACGCCGCTTATGCGGGCGGGCGGGGTGGCTGTGCTCGTCGATCGCGGCTGGGTGCCGGCGTCGCGCCTTGATCCCGCCACGCGGCCGGACGGGCAGATCGTCGGCCTGGTCGAGGTCTCGGGCATGAGCCGGGTCCCGCGCAAGGCCGGGTTTCTCGCCCCGAAGCCCCATGTGGCGGAGAATGAATGGTTCGCGCTCGATCTTCCGCCCATGGCCCAGGCCATCGGCTATAAGCTCGCCCCGATCATTGTCGAGGCGGATGACCGGCCCAATCTCGGCGGTCTGCCGATCGGCGGTCAGACCCGGGTCAAGATCCCGAACGATCACCTGCAATATGCGGTGACCTGGTTTGGCTTCGCCCTGGTGCTGATCGTCATTTATATTGTTTATATCAGGCGCCGCCGCTAATCTGCAGGCCGCCTGAGGACCTTATCTTACCGGAGATCTGGACGTGAAATACGTCAGTACGCGCGGTCGCGCGCCCGAACTTGATTTTGCCGATGTGACGCTTACGGGCCTCGCCCGTGATGGCGGGCTTTATGTCCCGGCCGCCTGGCCGCAGCTGAGCGCCGCCGATCTCCGCGCCTTGTCGGGGCTGTCCTATGCGGAGGCGGCGACCCGTATCATGGCGCCCTTCGTGGCTCCGGCGCTGACGTCGGATCAGTTGGGTGGTCTGGTGGAGGCAGCCTATAAAAGCTTCAGCCACCAGGCGGTGGTGCCGCTCGTGCAGCTCGACAGCGCCGATTGGCTGATGGAACTTTATCACGGCCCGACCCTCGCCTTCAAAGACGTGGCGCTTCAGTTGCTTGGTCAGTTTTTCGATCATTTCCTGACCGCGCGCGGACAAAAGGTGACGGTGGTCGGCGCGACTTCGGGCGATACCGGCTCGGCCGCAATTGAAGCCTGCCGGGATCGTGACTGCGTCGAGATTTTCATGCTCCATCCGGCCGGCCGGGTCTCGGATGTGCAGCGCCGTCAGATGACCACCGTGTTGTCGAACAATGTGCATAACATCGCGGTCGATGGCACGTTCGATGACTGTCAGGCCATGGTCAAGGCCATGTTCAATGATCTTGAGTTCCGCGACAGCCTCCATCTGTCGGCGGTCAATTCGATCAACTGGGCCCGGGTCATGGCGCAGGTGGTCTATTACGTGACGACGGCGGTCGCCCTCGGCGCACCTGATCGCGAAGTGGCGTTCTCGGTACCGACCGGCAATTTCGGCGATATCTATGCGGGCTATGTGGCGCGTCAGATGGGCGTGCCGATCCAGCAATTGATCGTCGCCACCAACATCAATGATATCCTTGCCCGCACGTTCGAAACCGGGGCCTATACCAAGGGTACGGTAGTACCGACCATCACCCCAAGCATGGACATTCAGGTCTCCAGCAATTTCGAACGGCTGCTGTTCGATCTTCATGGCCGCGACGGAGCGCAAGTCACCGGGCTTATGGATGACTTCGCGAACAGCGGCGAATTCCGCATCGGCGCCACCGAGCTTCAGTCGACGCGCGCCCTGTTCGACGCCACCCGCGTCAGCGAGGACGAAACCCGGGCCGCCATCAAGGCCACCTATGAGGCGACCGGCATGCTCGCCGATCCTCATACGGCGGTCGGCCTCGCGGCAGCAGCCCGCATGAGGCGCGACAGACATGTGCCCATGGTGACCCTCGCCACCGCCCACGCAGCAAAATTCCCCGACGCGGTCGAAGCGGCCACCGGCGTTCATCCGACCTTGCCCGCGCGCATGGGCGACCTGATGACGCGGGCCGAACGCTATGACAGCCTCCCCAATGACCTTGAGACCATCAAGGCGTATATTCGCAGCCATATCGGCGCAACCAAGGCTTTGGCATGACCCTAGAGATCACCACGCTTGCAAACGGCATGCGCGTCATCACCGAGACGATGCCGCAGCTTGAGACGGCCACCGTCGGCGTCTGGGCCGATGTCGGAGCCCGGCATGAAGACGCCGGGATCAACGGCATTGCCCATATGCTCGAACATATGGCCTTCAAGGGCACCGCACGCCGGACCGCACGTGGCATTGCCGAAGAAATCGAGAATGTGGGTGGTTATCTCAACGCCTATACCTCGCGCGAGAACACGGTTTATTACGCCCGCGTGCTCAAGGACGATGTGGCGCTCGGCGTCGATATCCTGTCCGACATCCTGTTGAATTCGACCTTCGAGCCCGACGAGCTTGAGCGCGAACGTCAGGTGATCCTGCAGGAAATCGGCCAGGCCAACGACACCCCGGACGACCTCGTGTTCGACATGCTGCAGGAGGCGACCTATCCGGGCCAGGCCATGGGACGGCCCATTCTCGGCACCAACGAGACGGTCGGGAATATGACCCGCGACCAGCTCGCGGGCTATATCGACACTCATTACCGGGGCGAACGTTTGGTCATGGTCGGGGTCGGCAAGGTCGATCATCAGGATCTGGTGCGCCGGGCTGAAGACACCTTCGGCAAGACCTCGGCCGGGCCCCGTCCCGCACCGGAAGCGGCCATCTATACCGGCGGCGAACGGCGCGAGACTCGCGTCCTAGAACAGGCCCATGTGACCCTCGGCTTCAATGGTCTCGCCTTTGATGATCCGGATTATTACGCCTTTCAGGTTTATTCGACCGTGCTCGGCGGCGGCATGTCTTCACGCCTCTTTCAGGAAGTGCGCGAAGTGCGCGGCCTCGCCTATTCGGTCTATTCCTTCGCACAGGGCTATGTGGACGGCGGCGGTCTGGGCGTCTATGCGGGGACCGGCGAAAAAGAAGTCGCCGACCTCATCCCGGTGATCGCCGGAGAAATGACGTCACTCGCCGCCAAAGCCGGTGCTGACGAGGTGGCACGTGGTCGCGCCCAGTTGAAGGCCGGGCTCCTGATGTCGCTTGAAAGCTCGTCCTCGCGCATGGACCAGATCGGCCGCCAGATGCTGATTTTCGGCCGCATCATCCCGATCGAGGAAATGGTCGCCGCCATCGACGCCGTAGACGAACAAGCCGTAGAACGCATGGCCATCCGCGTCCTGAAAGACGGCCCGCTGTCACTAGCCGCCATCGGCCCCTTAAGCGCCCTCGAAGACTACGACCGCATCGCCGCAAGGTTCAAGTAATGGATTGCCGGGTCAAGCCCGGCAATGACATATAATTTCAACGGTCATAACTAACCTTAAATTGTCATTGCCGGGCTTGACCCGGCAATCCATATTTCAACCGGCAATCCACTGCCTCAAGCATGCCCGGCATCGCTCGACAACATGCTGATATCAATCCCAAGCTTAGCCACCGCGCGCGGCCATTTCAGCGTCACATCGGTAAAAAACACCAGATTTTCATCGGCTTCCACCGTCAGCCAGCCATTGCGGTGCATTTCATTCTCAAGCTGGCCGGGCCCCCATCCGGCATACCCTAGGGCGATGAGATTCGCGCGCGGGCCACGGTTTTCGGCGATGGCCGAGAGCACATCGACGGTCGCGGTGAGGGCGATGGTCTCGCTCACCACCAGAGTCGTTTCCTGCACATAATCCGCCGAATGCAGCACGAAGCCGCGCCCGATTTCCACCGGGCCGCCAGCGAAAATCGGCACCTGCGGCGCCAACATGCGGGTCGGGATGCCGAGCTGGTTCATCAGTTCGGGGAAAGAGATGGCGGTATTCAGGCGGTTGATGACAAGCCCCATGGCGCCATCGGCGTTATGGGCGCAAACATAGATCACGCTGCGCGCGAACCTTGGGTCGTCCATGCTGGGCATGGCCAGTAAAAGTTGGCCGGTCAGATAGCCGTCGTCTTTGCGCATTGGCATGGGTCGTATATCCATTGAGATCGGAAGGGAGGATATCCTCTAAGGATCGGTCTTTTTCCGGTTGTGGGCAAGAAGGCGTTGCACAGGTCAAAGCTATCCGCTTGAGCTTTTGTCGGTCGTTCACGTTTCTTTGAAGCCGAAACAGCACATAGCCATTCTGTTCACAGCCCGAGACGTCTAGGCTGGGGACCATATTCATCTGCGGCCTCAAGGAGTATGACGCTTTCCATGCAAGCTTTGTGTTCGATTTCAGCCCTTATTTGCTGCGGGGTCGTGAGCGGAGCGCTCGCCGACGATCTGCCCTCCCGGGCGTCGCTCTGGGAGCTTGGGACCCAGGCGGATACGCGGCTGGTTTCTGCGGTCACGGCTGTGGCTCCCGGCCGCGATCAGCTTGAGCTTGGCTGGCAGGTGGCGTTGAAAGGCAAATGGAAAACCTATTGGCGCGCGCCGGGCGATGCCGGGTTGCCGCCGGATTGGGATTGGGCCGGGTCAACCAATGTGGCTGATGTGTCGGTCGGCTGGCCCGCGCCGGAACGCATGTCGGTATTCGGTCTCGACAGCTATATCTACCGCAACGATGTGGTGTTGCCGCTTCATGTCCGGCTCAAAAATCCGGGGCAGGCGGCCGATCTCAGGCTCAAGGTCGACTATATGGTGTGCGAGGAGATCTGCGTGCCGCTTGAGGCCCGCTACCGCCTGTTTGTCCCTGCGGGGACCGCGCAGCCGACCGCCGAAGCGGCGTTGATCCGCCTGTACGAAGCCCGCATTCCGCACCAGAAGGGCCCGGTCAGTATCTCCGCCGCACAATATGAGACCCATTGTGGCAAACCGCGTCTGACCCTGACGCTCGCAGCGGCCTTGCCGAAAAAAGCGGCGATCGACGTTTATGTGGACGGACCGGACGGCGTCACCTATGGCCGCCCGGTTGTAGCTGCGGACGGCCGGCGTCTGACGTTGGACGTGCGGGGCCTGAAATCTGTCGATCCCCGCAAGGCTGAACCAATCCATCTGGTGCTGCGCCCGCCTGCCGGCCAGCCCATTGCCTGGGACGGCGTGCCGCTTGCCTCCGCTCAGCAAACTTGTGTGCGGGCAGGGTCTTAAGTAAGCTTGGGCATAAGTTTCATTCCCCCCATGAGGAGAGCATGGCCATGACCATTAAAGTCGGTGATAAGCTACCGGACGCCACCCTGATGCATATGAGCAAGGATGGTCCCGCTCCGGTCAAGACCTCGGACTATTTCAAAGGCAAGACCGCGGTGCTGTTTTCGGTGCCGGGCGCTTTCACGCCCACCTGCTCCATGAAGCATCTGCCGGGATTCATTGAAAAAGCCGCCGAGTTCAAAGCCAAGGGTGTCGATGAACTCATCTGCATCGCCGTCAATGACGTCTTCGTCATGGACGCCTGGGGCAAAAGCCAGTCGGCGCAGGATCGGGTGACCATGCTCGCGGACGGCAACGGCGAATTCAGCCGTGCCCTCGGCCTCGGGCTTGACGCCACCAAATTCGGCATGGGCCAGCGCGGTCAGCGCTTCTCGCTCATTGTCAAAGACGGCGTCGTGAAGGACGTGAATGTCGAAGCCCCGGGCGAATTCAAGGTGTCAACCGCAGAACATGCTTTGGGCCAGCTTTAAGCTTTGCCTATGATTACGAGGATAGGGGGGCGTCAGCCCCCCTATTTTTTTGCCGATCATAGCAATATGATAAGACTCAAATAGGAATGTATGAGGGGACCGAATATGGGACCGTTTGCTGTAGCGATGATTGTGCTGGCCGTGATCATCATCTTCATGGGTGCGAAGGTGGTGCCGCAGGGTTTTGAATATACCGTGCAGCGCATGGGGCGCTATACGATGACGCTGCGCCCGGGCTTTCATATCATCATCCCGGTGATCGACGTGATCGGGGCTAAGATCAACATGCAGGAACAGGTGCTCGCCATCCCCAGTCAGGAGGCGATCACCCGTGACAACGCCATGGTGCGGGTCGATGGCGTGGTGTTCTATCAGGTCCTAGACGCCGCCAAAGCCGCTTATGAAGTGCGTCAGCTCGAACATGCGATCCTGCAGCTCACCATGACCAACATCCGTACCGTCATGGGCGGCATGGATCTTGACGAACTATTGTCGCAGCGCGACCGCATTAACGCCAAGCTTCTGAACGTGGTCGATGACGCCACAGCACCCTGGGGCATCAAGGTCACGCGCATTGAAATCAAGGACATGCAGCCGCCGACCGATCTTATTGACTCGATGGCCCGGCAGATGAAGGCGGAACGCGAAAAGCGCGCAAATATTCTCGAAGCCGAAGGCGTGCGTCAGGCCGAAATCCTCAAGGCCGAGGGCGAAAAGCAAGCCGCCATTCTCGCCGCTGAAGGCCGTCGCGAAGCCGCCTTTCGCGATGCCGAGGCCCGCGAACGCTCGGCCGAAGCCGAAGCCCGGGCCACCGACATGGTCTCGACCGCCATCTCGGCCGGCAATCCGCTCGCAATCAATTACTTCATCGCCCAGAAATATGTGACCGCGCTTGAAAGTTTCGCCCGCTCGCCCAGTCAGAAACTGGTGTTCATGCCGCTTGAAGCCTCAAGCGTCATCGGCTCCATCGGCGGCATTCAGGAACTGTGGAAAGGCCTCGGCGACGCAGGCGCAAGCGGGAGCGGCATTCCAAGCGCCGGACGTCCCCGGAGTTAAAGTAATGGAACATTTTGCTTCAGTAACCGAGTTGCTTGTCATGGATCACTGGACCTGGGCCATCATCGCCGTGGCGCTGGTGTCGATCGAAATCCTAGCCCCCGGCATCGCCTTTCTCTGGCTCGGCCTCGCGGCGGGGGCGATGGCCCTGTTGTTGATCGTCATTCCGGGATTGAGCCTAGGGCTACAGGGAGTGATCTATGCCGTACTGGCGGTGGTCAGCGTCTTCCTCGGCCGCAAGATCCTGCGCCGCAACCCCATAGCCACCGAAGACAGCCTGTTGAACCGCCGCGGCGCGCAATATGTCGGCCGGGTGTTCACGTTGGAGAACCCCTTAATAAACGGCCGCGGCAAAATCCGCGTCGACGACACCACCTGGGTCGTAGAAGGCCCCGACCTCCCCGCCGGAACCCATGTAAGGGTGACGGCCGTAGAACATGTGATCCTGAGGGTGGAACGGGTCGAGGGATAACCGCGTGCACCATGGATGACCGGGTCAAGCCCGGTCATGACAGCAAAAATCAGTGTTACTGCTGACCATGTTTTTTAATGTCATTGCCGGGCTTGACCCGGCAATCCATCAGCCTCTCAGCCCACAATACTCTCATAAAGATCGCACCACTCCGGATTCCCCGAGCGAATAAGCTCGATCTTCCATTGCCGCGACCAGTGTTTGATATTCTTCTCCCGCTGCAACGCAATCCGCACGTCGTCATGGGCCTCAAAATACACCAGCTGCTTAACGCCATGCTGCCTGGTAAAGCCTTCAACCAGCCCTTCACGATGTTCATAACAGCGCCGGACAAGATCACGGGTGACGCCCACATAAAGCGTCCCATTCGGCCGACTCGCGAGAATATAGACCCAGTAACAGCCTGTCATGCCACCAAGAATGGATTGCCGGGTCAAGCCCGGCAATGACAATTTTGGCAAAACAACAACCGTCGAAAATTAAGCAGTAATAATATCTGTCATTGCCGGGCTTGACCCGGCAATCCATCTACCCCACCCGCAATTCCTCAACCCCACGTCTTGCCAACGCATCCGCCCGTTCATTCCCGGCATGTCCGGCGTGGCCTTTGACCCAGATCCAGGTGACATCATGGGGCTTCAAGGCGTCATCCAGTTCCTGCCACAGGTCCACATTCTTGACCGGCTTTTTATCCGCCGTGCGCCAGCCGTTTTTCTTCCAGCCGTGGATCCATTTGGTGATGCCGTCCATGACATAGCGGCTGTCGGTATGGAGCGTCACCTTGCACGGCCGGGTCAGGGCATTGAGGCCCTCGATCGCGGCCTTAAGTTCCATACGGTTGTTGGTGCTGTCGGGTTCGCCGCCCCAAATCTCTTTCTGCTTGCCGTTCCACAGCAGGAGCGCGCCCCAGCCGCCCGGCCCCGGATTGCCCGAACAGGCGCCGTCGCTGTAAATCTCGACCTTGAGCGTGACAATAGGCCCGGTCATTCCGCGTCGAATCCATAGGTGGCGGCGCTCAGGCTCTGCTGATGGAACCTGAGCCGCTCCAGAAACGGAATCGGATTATGCGGCCGCACCAGCGCGCCATCGATCTGGTTGCGCCAGTCATACAACCGGGTCAGCAGGAACCGCAGCGCGGCCCCCCGGCAGAGGATCGGGAACGCCGCGATTTCCTGCGCTGTCATCGGCCGCACGGCCTGATAGCCCGCGACCATCTGCCGTGCCTTGGTGGCATTGAACGCGCCGTCCGGCTCAAAGCACCAGGCATTGATGCAGATGGCGAGGTCATAGGCGAGGGCGTCATTGCAGGCGAAATAGAAATCAATGATCCCCGACAGTTTCTCACCCAGGAAAAACACATTGTCGGGAAAGAGATCGGCATGAATGACACCGCTTGGCAGGTCATGGGGCCATGCGGCCTCAAGCCAGGCGATTTCATCGCGGATGGTCTGTTCAAGCCCGGGAGCCACGCTGTCCGCGCCCGGCGCGGCTTTGGCGGCCAGATCCTGCCAGCCCTCAAGCGACAGCGCATTGGCGCGAAAGCCGGTGAAATCCGCCGCCGCCTGATGAAGCTCGGCCAACGCCCGCCCGAGTTCCCCGCAATGAGCAAAGCTCGGCCGCTTGAGCGAGATGCCGTTCAGAAAGCTCACCATGGCCGCCGGACGGTCGCACAGAGTCTTCAGAGCGACGCCCTCAAGGTCATGCACCGGGCGCGGGCAGGTGATGCCGCGCGCCGCCAGATGATCCATGAGCGTAATGAAATAGGGCAGGTCCTCAGGCTTCACGCGCTTTTCATAAAGCGTCAGAATGAAGCTCCCGCCTTCGGTCTGCAGGAGGTAATTGGAATTCTCCACCCCCTCGGCAATGCCCTTGAAGGTGAGCACCGCCCCAAGGCCGTATTCGGCCACGAATGCGCTGATGTCATCGGCGGAAACTTCGGTATAGACAGCCATGATGTTGATTTTACGCGTTGAGGATCGAAGGGATTTTGAAGCTCACGTCTTCGGTGACGGTGGTGATGGTCTCGATGCTGGCATCAAACCGGGCCCGGCAGGCTTCGATCACTTCTTCCACCAGCGTTTCCGGGGCCGAGGCTCCGGCACTGATGCCAAGGGTACGCACGCCGTCAAACCAGCTCCAGTCGATGTCCGTAGCCCGCTGCACCAGATGCGACCGGCACCCGGCCTTGGCGGCGACTTCCACCAGACGCAGCGAATTCGATGAATTCGGTGCCCCGATCACCAGCACCAGATCGCAGCGTTCGGCAATGGCCTTGACGGCGTTCTGACGGTTGGTGGTGGCGTAGCAGATGTCTTCTTTTTTCGGCACATGAATGCCGGGGAAGCGGCGCTGCAGGGCGGCGACGATTTCCGTGGTGTCATCGACCGACAAGGTGGTCTGGGTGATATAGGCAAGCTTCGCCGGATCACGTGGCTCCAGGCGTTCCACATCGGCCACGGTCTCGATCAGGGTGATGGTGCCCTCGGGCAGCTGGCCCATGGTGCCGATCACTTCCGGATGCCCGGCATGGCCGATCAGCACAATCTCATAACCGCTGCGGTCGTGACGTTCGGCCTCGCGATGCACTTTGCTGACCAGCGGGCAGGTGGCGTCGAGAAACATCATATTGCGCCGCGTCGCCTCAGCCGGCACCGCTTTCGGCACGCCATGGGCCGAAAACACCACGGGGGCGTCGGCCGGAACTTCATCCAGCTCATCGACAAAGATCGCTCCACGTTTCTCAAGGCTTTCGACCACATAGCGGTTATGGACGATCTCATGCCGCACATAGACCGGCGGCCCGAATTTTTCGAGCGCCCGCTCCACAATCTGAATGGCACGGTCCACCCCGGCACAAAAGCCGCGCGGGCTGGCGATCAGGATGTCCATAGGCGGTCGGGTCATGCTGCTATCCTCTGTCATGGGGCGGTTATACACCATTTCCTGCCCAAGGGGAGAGGGAGGAAACCATCTCAGGCA
It encodes:
- a CDS encoding cytochrome c oxidase subunit 3, with translation MADVHAKDHDYHLVDPSPWPILCSGSALISAIGGITWMHGGPWAIFAVGIIALLYCMFAWWRDVVNEAEHQGHHTPVVQIHLRYGMILFIASEVMFFVAWFWAFFDTALFPKNLAHIWPPEGIETLDPWHLPLINTLILLLSGTTVTWAHHAIVHGDRKGLAQGLICTVVLGACFSAIQAYEYHHATFAFAGSIYGSTFYMATGFHGFHVLVGTLFLLVCLIRALKGHFTSDHHFGLEAAAWYWHFVDVVWLFLFACIYVWGSSGSSAAMN
- a CDS encoding SURF1 family protein, producing MFDAIRRYPGLGITVVIALAILLKFGFWQLDRLHEKEALLAAIDSGMKGAPVPLPLQIEHAQDWNYKRVTLRGIFDHTKEIHLFSTAVTGQGGYHILTPLMRAGGVAVLVDRGWVPASRLDPATRPDGQIVGLVEVSGMSRVPRKAGFLAPKPHVAENEWFALDLPPMAQAIGYKLAPIIVEADDRPNLGGLPIGGQTRVKIPNDHLQYAVTWFGFALVLIVIYIVYIRRRR
- the thrC gene encoding threonine synthase, whose product is MKYVSTRGRAPELDFADVTLTGLARDGGLYVPAAWPQLSAADLRALSGLSYAEAATRIMAPFVAPALTSDQLGGLVEAAYKSFSHQAVVPLVQLDSADWLMELYHGPTLAFKDVALQLLGQFFDHFLTARGQKVTVVGATSGDTGSAAIEACRDRDCVEIFMLHPAGRVSDVQRRQMTTVLSNNVHNIAVDGTFDDCQAMVKAMFNDLEFRDSLHLSAVNSINWARVMAQVVYYVTTAVALGAPDREVAFSVPTGNFGDIYAGYVARQMGVPIQQLIVATNINDILARTFETGAYTKGTVVPTITPSMDIQVSSNFERLLFDLHGRDGAQVTGLMDDFANSGEFRIGATELQSTRALFDATRVSEDETRAAIKATYEATGMLADPHTAVGLAAAARMRRDRHVPMVTLATAHAAKFPDAVEAATGVHPTLPARMGDLMTRAERYDSLPNDLETIKAYIRSHIGATKALA
- a CDS encoding M16 family metallopeptidase encodes the protein MTLEITTLANGMRVITETMPQLETATVGVWADVGARHEDAGINGIAHMLEHMAFKGTARRTARGIAEEIENVGGYLNAYTSRENTVYYARVLKDDVALGVDILSDILLNSTFEPDELERERQVILQEIGQANDTPDDLVFDMLQEATYPGQAMGRPILGTNETVGNMTRDQLAGYIDTHYRGERLVMVGVGKVDHQDLVRRAEDTFGKTSAGPRPAPEAAIYTGGERRETRVLEQAHVTLGFNGLAFDDPDYYAFQVYSTVLGGGMSSRLFQEVREVRGLAYSVYSFAQGYVDGGGLGVYAGTGEKEVADLIPVIAGEMTSLAAKAGADEVARGRAQLKAGLLMSLESSSSRMDQIGRQMLIFGRIIPIEEMVAAIDAVDEQAVERMAIRVLKDGPLSLAAIGPLSALEDYDRIAARFK
- a CDS encoding YqgE/AlgH family protein, whose translation is MPMRKDDGYLTGQLLLAMPSMDDPRFARSVIYVCAHNADGAMGLVINRLNTAISFPELMNQLGIPTRMLAPQVPIFAGGPVEIGRGFVLHSADYVQETTLVVSETIALTATVDVLSAIAENRGPRANLIALGYAGWGPGQLENEMHRNGWLTVEADENLVFFTDVTLKWPRAVAKLGIDISMLSSDAGHA
- a CDS encoding protein-disulfide reductase DsbD domain-containing protein, which gives rise to MTLSMQALCSISALICCGVVSGALADDLPSRASLWELGTQADTRLVSAVTAVAPGRDQLELGWQVALKGKWKTYWRAPGDAGLPPDWDWAGSTNVADVSVGWPAPERMSVFGLDSYIYRNDVVLPLHVRLKNPGQAADLRLKVDYMVCEEICVPLEARYRLFVPAGTAQPTAEAALIRLYEARIPHQKGPVSISAAQYETHCGKPRLTLTLAAALPKKAAIDVYVDGPDGVTYGRPVVAADGRRLTLDVRGLKSVDPRKAEPIHLVLRPPAGQPIAWDGVPLASAQQTCVRAGS
- a CDS encoding peroxiredoxin — protein: MTIKVGDKLPDATLMHMSKDGPAPVKTSDYFKGKTAVLFSVPGAFTPTCSMKHLPGFIEKAAEFKAKGVDELICIAVNDVFVMDAWGKSQSAQDRVTMLADGNGEFSRALGLGLDATKFGMGQRGQRFSLIVKDGVVKDVNVEAPGEFKVSTAEHALGQL
- a CDS encoding SPFH domain-containing protein, which translates into the protein MGPFAVAMIVLAVIIIFMGAKVVPQGFEYTVQRMGRYTMTLRPGFHIIIPVIDVIGAKINMQEQVLAIPSQEAITRDNAMVRVDGVVFYQVLDAAKAAYEVRQLEHAILQLTMTNIRTVMGGMDLDELLSQRDRINAKLLNVVDDATAPWGIKVTRIEIKDMQPPTDLIDSMARQMKAEREKRANILEAEGVRQAEILKAEGEKQAAILAAEGRREAAFRDAEARERSAEAEARATDMVSTAISAGNPLAINYFIAQKYVTALESFARSPSQKLVFMPLEASSVIGSIGGIQELWKGLGDAGASGSGIPSAGRPRS
- a CDS encoding NfeD family protein — its product is MEHFASVTELLVMDHWTWAIIAVALVSIEILAPGIAFLWLGLAAGAMALLLIVIPGLSLGLQGVIYAVLAVVSVFLGRKILRRNPIATEDSLLNRRGAQYVGRVFTLENPLINGRGKIRVDDTTWVVEGPDLPAGTHVRVTAVEHVILRVERVEG
- a CDS encoding GIY-YIG nuclease family protein translates to MTGCYWVYILASRPNGTLYVGVTRDLVRRCYEHREGLVEGFTRQHGVKQLVYFEAHDDVRIALQREKNIKHWSRQWKIELIRSGNPEWCDLYESIVG
- the rnhA gene encoding ribonuclease HI, whose amino-acid sequence is MTGPIVTLKVEIYSDGACSGNPGPGGWGALLLWNGKQKEIWGGEPDSTNNRMELKAAIEGLNALTRPCKVTLHTDSRYVMDGITKWIHGWKKNGWRTADKKPVKNVDLWQELDDALKPHDVTWIWVKGHAGHAGNERADALARRGVEELRVG
- a CDS encoding homoserine kinase; translated protein: MAVYTEVSADDISAFVAEYGLGAVLTFKGIAEGVENSNYLLQTEGGSFILTLYEKRVKPEDLPYFITLMDHLAARGITCPRPVHDLEGVALKTLCDRPAAMVSFLNGISLKRPSFAHCGELGRALAELHQAAADFTGFRANALSLEGWQDLAAKAAPGADSVAPGLEQTIRDEIAWLEAAWPHDLPSGVIHADLFPDNVFFLGEKLSGIIDFYFACNDALAYDLAICINAWCFEPDGAFNATKARQMVAGYQAVRPMTAQEIAAFPILCRGAALRFLLTRLYDWRNQIDGALVRPHNPIPFLERLRFHQQSLSAATYGFDAE
- the ispH gene encoding 4-hydroxy-3-methylbut-2-enyl diphosphate reductase, producing MTRPPMDILIASPRGFCAGVDRAIQIVERALEKFGPPVYVRHEIVHNRYVVESLEKRGAIFVDELDEVPADAPVVFSAHGVPKAVPAEATRRNMMFLDATCPLVSKVHREAERHDRSGYEIVLIGHAGHPEVIGTMGQLPEGTITLIETVADVERLEPRDPAKLAYITQTTLSVDDTTEIVAALQRRFPGIHVPKKEDICYATTNRQNAVKAIAERCDLVLVIGAPNSSNSLRLVEVAAKAGCRSHLVQRATDIDWSWFDGVRTLGISAGASAPETLVEEVIEACRARFDASIETITTVTEDVSFKIPSILNA